The window GAGGACCTGCGGGCCGACCTGGTTCGCTTCCGCCAGGGCCGCGCCATCGCCGCGGGTTCCTTCGACGACCAGTACGGCGACCCGAACGCCACCCAGGCGCTGCCGCGCACGCAGTCGACGCGCGCCGTACGCGCCTACGAGCAGACGATGGCCCAGCCCGCCGTGGCCGGGGGCGTGCCCGTCGAGGTGCGGCGGCGCACGACCTTCTACGCCATGCTCCTCGTCGCCCTGCTGGCGACGTTCGCCGCGCTGGCGTTCCTGCTCCTGCGCGAAGTCGGTTTCATCGGCGGCGGCACGGCCAAGACGTTCGAGGTGCCCTCGGTCGTCGGCAGCGATTACGCCACCGCCAGCGACACGCTCAAGAACGCCGGGTTCACCGTGAAGCGCCAGGACGCGCCGTCCTCGCAAGACCCCGAGATCGTCACCGCCGAGGATCCGGCGGCGGGCCAGTTCGTCAAGAAGGGCTCGGAGATCACGCTGACGGTGTCGACCGGTCCGCAGCGGGTCAAGATCCCGAACGTCATCGGTGAGCAGCGCGCCCAGGCGCAGGACGACCTGACCCAGGCGGGGTTGAAGTATCTCGTGGCCGAAGAGGCCAATACCGCGCCCGTCGACCAAGTGATCAAGCAGAACCCGAGTTCGGGCAGTCAGGTCGACACCGGCACGACCGTCACCATCACGGTCTCGTCCGGCGCGCAGTCCACCTTCAGCGTGCCCAACGTGGTCGGCAAGGACGAGAACGACGCCGTCGACACGCTGCGCAACGACGACGGTCAGTTCAAGGTCAAGACGGTGCAGCAGGCGTCCAACACCGTCGACCAGGGCAAGGTGATCTCACAGGACCCGGTCGGTGGTTCCGACGCCGCCAAGGGCTCGACGGTGACCATCACGGTGTCGAGCGGTCCGGCCCAGGTGCAGGTGCCCAACGTCGTCGGCAAGACCGAGTCGCAGGCGCGCGCGGTCCTCGTCAACGCCGGGTTCAAGGTCAGCGTGACCTACACGGACAACGCGTTGGGCAGCGGTCTGGTGACCGATCAGAACCCGAACGCCGGCACCAACGCCGACCAGGGGTCGACGGTCACCATCACGGTCGACGGGCCACACGCCTAAGCAGGATCGAAGCTGAGTAGCGCCGCCAGCCACGTCCGCATGAGGTCGTGGCCGACGGTGGTGAGGATCGACTCGGGGTGGAACTGCACGCCCTCGATCGGCAGCTGGCGGTGGCGCACACCCATGATGACGCCGTCCTCCGTCGTCGCCGTCACCTCGAGCACGTCGGGGACCGACGCCGGGTCGATGACGAGGGAGTGGTAGCGGGTCGCTTCGAACGGGTTGGACAGGCCGGCGAACACGCCTTGGCCGCCGTGGTTCACCCAGCTGGTCTTGCCGTGCATGACCGTAGGGGCGCGCACGATGCGCCCGCCGAACACCTGGCCGATGCACTGGTGGCCGAGGCACACGCCGAGGATCGGGATCGTGGCGCCGAGTTGCTCGATCACCGCGTTGGAGATGCCGGCGTCGTCGGGCGTGCCGGGCCCGGGCGAGATCAGGATGCCGTCGGGCTGGCGCTCCGCCAGCGCGCCGACGGTGATCTCGTCGTTGCGGAAGACCGTCGGCTGCGCACCGAGCTCACCGAGGTACTGGACGAGGTTGTAGACGAAGCTGTCGTAGTTGTCGATGACGACGACGTTGGCGCCCATCCCGCGATGCTACGAGGGGCGGGCGTACTTGGGCGTCGTCGATCCGTCG of the Acidimicrobiales bacterium genome contains:
- the pknB gene encoding Stk1 family PASTA domain-containing Ser/Thr kinase, which encodes MAERPAPIFGGRYQLRRRIARGGMAEVFLAHDRMLDRPVALKVLFPELSTDPNFVERFRREAQAAANLSHPNIVSIYDWGEEQGTYFIVMELVDGRPLSTVLKAEGTLLADRAADIGAAVASALAFAHKHGVVHRDVKPGNILIDSAGNVKVADFGIARAKDNVDENLTQTGAVMGTATYFSPEQAQGWGVDARSDIYSLGVVLYEMVCGRPPFSGSNPVAVATKHVSDQPPQPRSINPNLSAAFESIILTCLAKDPDDRYATAEDLRADLVRFRQGRAIAAGSFDDQYGDPNATQALPRTQSTRAVRAYEQTMAQPAVAGGVPVEVRRRTTFYAMLLVALLATFAALAFLLLREVGFIGGGTAKTFEVPSVVGSDYATASDTLKNAGFTVKRQDAPSSQDPEIVTAEDPAAGQFVKKGSEITLTVSTGPQRVKIPNVIGEQRAQAQDDLTQAGLKYLVAEEANTAPVDQVIKQNPSSGSQVDTGTTVTITVSSGAQSTFSVPNVVGKDENDAVDTLRNDDGQFKVKTVQQASNTVDQGKVISQDPVGGSDAAKGSTVTITVSSGPAQVQVPNVVGKTESQARAVLVNAGFKVSVTYTDNALGSGLVTDQNPNAGTNADQGSTVTITVDGPHA
- a CDS encoding aminodeoxychorismate/anthranilate synthase component II, with the translated sequence MGANVVVIDNYDSFVYNLVQYLGELGAQPTVFRNDEITVGALAERQPDGILISPGPGTPDDAGISNAVIEQLGATIPILGVCLGHQCIGQVFGGRIVRAPTVMHGKTSWVNHGGQGVFAGLSNPFEATRYHSLVIDPASVPDVLEVTATTEDGVIMGVRHRQLPIEGVQFHPESILTTVGHDLMRTWLAALLSFDPA